The Alphaproteobacteria bacterium genome contains a region encoding:
- a CDS encoding DNA translocase FtsK 4TM domain-containing protein — protein sequence MPAIRYSLSLGDIVSDDLRAAARRRVSEIVGLALLAVAGIAALALATWSVQDPSFSHATNAPVRNALGIVGAASADLMMQILGIATVALLLPLASWGWRLLTHRTVTRQRMRAILWVAGTIAAAGFASCLAPSKAWPLPTGLGGVVGDSLLHVPAWIFGAPLSGAPRFAIAIVLGIAALVTLALAAGFGLRREDAEKEEVEEKPARKAAKRNVEDEEDEEEREPRSFVSLGWLYHFLYSVKARLLLLPTMLLDLLPWRRRPRVVALRQDPAAVTMIEPHAEAYSNPADEQSEEVEDDEEADDEVEVAPRKRVKPAAARPAKRGRDGYELPSLALLAAPRAMDRQTLSNEAIQENAQALESVLGDFGVRGEIINAHPGPVVTLYELEPAPGIKSSRVIGLSDDIARSMSKVSCRVAVVPGRNAIGIELPNPKREKVLLRELLSSSDYTDTQARLPLCLGKTIGGEPVIVDLARMPHLLIAGTTGSGKSVAINTMILSLMYRLRPDDCRLIMIDPKMLELSVYDGIPHLLTPVVTDPKKAVVALKWAVREMEERYRKMSKLGVRNIDGYNARVAEAKKSGEMLSRTVHTGYDKESGDAIYEKEELDLDLIPYIVVIVDEMADLMMVAGKDIEGAVQRLAQMARAAGIHVILATQRPSVDVITGTIKANFPTRISFQVTSKIDSRTILGEQGAEQLLGQGDMLYMAGGGRISRVHGPFCSDEEVEKIVRHLKSQGTPQYLEAVTVSDELEEGEGGDASVFDNSEMGKTNDLYSQAVAIVVRDRKASTSYIQRRLQIGYNRAASLMEKMELEGIVGQANHAGKREILVGEPEHASY from the coding sequence ATGCCCGCGATCCGTTACAGCCTCTCGCTCGGTGACATCGTCTCGGACGACCTGCGCGCCGCCGCGCGCCGGCGTGTCTCCGAGATCGTGGGGCTCGCACTGCTTGCTGTCGCGGGCATCGCGGCGCTCGCGCTCGCCACCTGGTCGGTGCAGGACCCCTCGTTCAGCCACGCCACCAATGCGCCGGTGCGCAATGCGCTCGGCATCGTCGGCGCCGCCAGCGCCGACCTGATGATGCAGATCCTCGGGATCGCCACCGTCGCGCTGTTGCTTCCGCTCGCCTCGTGGGGCTGGCGCCTGCTCACGCACCGCACGGTCACGCGCCAGCGCATGCGGGCCATCCTCTGGGTCGCCGGCACGATCGCTGCGGCGGGCTTTGCGTCGTGCCTTGCGCCGAGCAAGGCCTGGCCGCTGCCGACCGGTCTCGGCGGTGTGGTCGGGGATTCGCTGCTGCACGTGCCGGCCTGGATCTTCGGCGCGCCGCTTTCCGGCGCGCCGCGGTTCGCGATTGCGATCGTGCTGGGCATCGCGGCTCTGGTGACTCTGGCGCTGGCGGCGGGCTTCGGGCTGCGGCGCGAGGACGCGGAGAAGGAAGAAGTCGAAGAAAAGCCGGCGCGGAAAGCCGCCAAACGGAATGTGGAAGACGAGGAGGACGAGGAGGAGCGCGAGCCGCGCAGCTTCGTTTCGCTCGGCTGGCTCTATCACTTCCTCTACAGCGTGAAGGCGCGCCTCCTGCTGTTGCCTACGATGTTGCTCGACCTCCTGCCGTGGCGGCGCCGCCCGCGCGTGGTGGCACTGCGCCAAGATCCCGCCGCGGTCACGATGATCGAGCCGCACGCCGAGGCCTACTCGAACCCGGCCGACGAACAGAGCGAGGAGGTCGAGGACGACGAGGAGGCAGACGACGAGGTCGAAGTCGCGCCGCGCAAGCGCGTCAAGCCGGCGGCCGCACGTCCGGCAAAACGCGGCAGGGACGGCTACGAACTGCCCTCGCTGGCGCTGCTCGCAGCGCCGCGCGCGATGGACCGCCAGACCCTCTCCAACGAGGCGATCCAGGAAAACGCACAGGCGCTGGAAAGCGTGCTCGGCGATTTCGGCGTGCGCGGCGAGATCATCAACGCTCACCCCGGCCCGGTGGTCACCCTCTACGAACTCGAGCCCGCGCCCGGCATCAAGTCCTCGCGCGTGATCGGCCTCTCCGACGACATCGCGCGCTCGATGAGCAAGGTTTCCTGCCGCGTCGCGGTCGTCCCCGGCCGCAATGCGATCGGTATCGAACTGCCCAACCCGAAGCGCGAGAAGGTGTTGCTGCGCGAGCTGCTCTCGTCCTCCGACTACACCGACACGCAGGCGCGGCTGCCGCTCTGCCTCGGCAAGACCATCGGGGGCGAGCCGGTGATCGTCGATCTTGCGCGCATGCCGCATCTGCTGATCGCCGGCACCACCGGCTCGGGCAAATCGGTCGCCATCAACACCATGATCCTGTCCTTGATGTACCGGCTGCGCCCCGACGACTGCCGGCTCATCATGATCGACCCGAAGATGCTGGAGCTCTCCGTCTATGACGGCATCCCGCACCTGCTGACCCCGGTCGTCACCGACCCGAAGAAGGCGGTCGTCGCGCTCAAGTGGGCGGTGCGCGAGATGGAGGAGCGCTACCGCAAGATGTCGAAGCTCGGCGTGCGCAACATCGACGGCTACAACGCGCGCGTCGCGGAAGCGAAGAAGAGCGGCGAGATGCTCTCGCGCACCGTGCACACCGGCTACGACAAGGAGAGCGGCGACGCGATCTACGAGAAGGAAGAGCTCGACCTCGATCTCATCCCCTATATCGTGGTGATCGTCGACGAGATGGCCGACCTGATGATGGTCGCCGGCAAGGACATCGAAGGCGCGGTGCAGCGCCTCGCCCAGATGGCGCGCGCCGCCGGCATCCATGTGATCCTCGCGACGCAACGCCCTTCGGTCGACGTCATCACCGGCACCATCAAGGCGAATTTCCCGACCCGCATCTCGTTCCAGGTCACCTCCAAGATCGACAGCCGCACGATCCTCGGCGAGCAGGGCGCCGAGCAGCTGCTCGGCCAGGGCGACATGCTTTACATGGCGGGCGGCGGACGCATCAGCCGCGTGCACGGGCCGTTCTGCTCCGACGAGGAAGTCGAGAAGATCGTCCGGCACCTCAAGTCGCAGGGCACCCCGCAGTATCTGGAGGCTGTCACGGTCAGCGACGAGCTCGAGGAAGGCGAGGGCGGCGACGCGTCGGTGTTCGACAACTCCGAGATGGGCAAGACCAACGATCTCTACAGCCAGGCCGTCGCGATCGTCGTGCGCGACCGCAAGGCCTCGACGAGCTACATCCAGCGCCGGCTGCAGATCGGCTACAACCGCGCCGCATCGCTGATGGAGAAGATGGAACTGGAAGGCATCGTTGGGCAGGCAAACCATGCCGGAAAGCGCGAGATTCTGGTAGGCGAGCCCGAGCACGCGTCGTATTGA
- a CDS encoding aminotransferase class I/II-fold pyridoxal phosphate-dependent enzyme produces the protein MNAPERAPPARAPDARSPFVRLTELLGDTPPGMPMINISVGEPQHPVPSFVAPVLAKSTAGFGRYPGNAGTDGFRQAVAGWLGRRYALPRPIEAMSEILVLAGSREGLFLSAIAAKRFIGAKGGKPAILVPNPFYAPYSAGALAADCEPVYLDATAATGFLPDLDALSPELLARTVAFYLATPANPQGSVASRDYLARVAALAQKHNFMLFVDECYSEIFWRHEPTGGLEVAGRDFANVVTFNSLSKRSSLPGLRVGFVAGDRKFLAALLNLRTVSAPQVPVPAQDVAIAAYNDEAHVEENRALYRAKFDLADQILGNRYGYKRPAGGFFLWLDVSQHGGSEAATVKLWREGGLRVVPGNYAARPQANGFNAGEGYIRVAMVQDRETTAEALHRMVKVLGA, from the coding sequence ATGAACGCACCCGAACGCGCCCCTCCCGCCCGGGCTCCCGATGCACGCTCGCCGTTCGTGCGGCTGACCGAATTGCTGGGCGATACGCCGCCCGGCATGCCGATGATCAACATCTCGGTCGGGGAGCCGCAGCACCCGGTCCCGTCGTTCGTCGCGCCGGTGCTGGCGAAGAGCACGGCCGGCTTCGGCCGCTATCCGGGGAATGCCGGCACTGACGGCTTCCGTCAGGCGGTCGCCGGGTGGCTCGGCCGCCGCTATGCACTTCCGCGCCCGATCGAGGCGATGAGCGAAATCCTGGTTCTCGCGGGCTCGCGCGAAGGATTGTTCCTCTCTGCGATCGCGGCGAAACGATTCATCGGCGCAAAGGGAGGCAAGCCGGCCATTCTGGTGCCGAATCCATTTTACGCGCCCTACTCGGCCGGCGCGCTCGCGGCCGACTGCGAGCCGGTCTATCTCGACGCGACGGCTGCGACCGGCTTCCTGCCCGACCTCGACGCGCTCTCGCCCGAGCTGCTCGCCCGCACAGTCGCGTTCTATCTCGCCACGCCCGCGAACCCGCAAGGGTCGGTCGCGAGCCGCGATTATCTCGCGCGCGTCGCGGCGCTCGCGCAGAAACACAATTTCATGCTGTTCGTGGACGAGTGCTATTCGGAAATCTTCTGGCGGCACGAGCCGACCGGGGGGCTCGAGGTGGCAGGCCGCGACTTCGCCAACGTGGTGACGTTCAATTCGCTCTCCAAGCGCTCCAGCCTGCCCGGCCTGCGCGTCGGCTTCGTGGCGGGCGACAGGAAGTTCCTCGCCGCACTCCTCAATCTGCGCACGGTGTCGGCGCCGCAGGTGCCGGTGCCGGCGCAGGACGTCGCCATCGCGGCCTATAACGACGAGGCGCATGTCGAAGAGAACCGCGCGCTCTATCGCGCCAAATTCGATCTTGCGGACCAGATCCTCGGCAACCGCTATGGCTACAAGCGCCCCGCGGGCGGTTTCTTCCTGTGGCTCGACGTATCGCAGCACGGCGGCAGCGAAGCCGCGACCGTGAAGCTGTGGCGGGAAGGCGGCCTGCGTGTCGTGCCCGGCAATTACGCGGCGCGCCCGCAGGCGAACGGCTTCAACGCGGGCGAAGGCTACATCCGCGTCGCGATGGTGCAGGACCGCGAGACCACGGCCGAGGCGCTGCATCGCATGGTCAAGGTGTTGGGCGCATGA
- a CDS encoding AbrB/MazE/SpoVT family DNA-binding domain-containing protein produces the protein MAEQRRVSLFRNGRNQAVRIPVEFELPGDEAVIHRDGDRLVIEPVRKRGLIALLKTMKPLDENFPEIDDTPTVPEQLL, from the coding sequence ATGGCTGAGCAGCGCCGCGTCAGTCTGTTCCGCAATGGCCGCAACCAGGCAGTCCGGATTCCCGTCGAATTCGAACTGCCAGGCGATGAAGCGGTCATTCATCGCGACGGCGACCGCCTGGTGATCGAGCCGGTGCGCAAGCGTGGGCTCATTGCATTGCTCAAGACGATGAAACCTTTGGACGAGAATTTTCCCGAGATCGACGATACTCCTACGGTGCCGGAGCAGCTGCTGTGA